In the Caballeronia sp. LZ062 genome, one interval contains:
- a CDS encoding patatin-like phospholipase family protein: MFDQVVFAGGGNRCWWQAGFWNVVQPELSLRPRIIAGISAGAATACMLYTNDARWVMRYYADVLRSNTKNAYWGNLLRGQSVFPHYRIYRQALLDIFAERFGELASAPEIRIGVSHLPRWLGAHSAVAAGLVAYNIEKYVRKTLHPTLGQALGFHPEFVTAQECATIEDLADLILQSSSTPPFTPILRRNGRPVLDGGMVDNVPVSALDASPGRVLVMVTRLYPRERMFVVPHGEQRRLYVQPSRKVPISSWDYTSPSQMEHAYELGRADGEDFLERLPRLLETASHLV; the protein is encoded by the coding sequence ATGTTCGATCAAGTCGTATTTGCCGGCGGCGGCAACCGCTGCTGGTGGCAAGCCGGATTCTGGAACGTGGTGCAGCCGGAGTTGAGTCTACGGCCACGGATCATCGCGGGCATCTCGGCGGGCGCTGCAACCGCATGCATGCTCTACACCAACGACGCGCGCTGGGTCATGCGCTACTACGCGGACGTCCTGCGCAGCAACACGAAGAACGCCTACTGGGGCAATTTGCTGCGCGGGCAATCCGTGTTTCCGCACTACCGCATCTACCGTCAGGCGCTGCTCGATATCTTCGCGGAGCGCTTCGGCGAACTCGCGTCGGCGCCGGAGATTCGCATCGGCGTGTCGCATCTGCCGCGCTGGCTCGGCGCGCACAGCGCCGTGGCGGCGGGGCTGGTCGCCTATAACATCGAGAAATACGTGCGCAAGACGCTGCATCCGACGCTCGGTCAGGCGCTCGGCTTTCATCCCGAGTTCGTCACGGCGCAGGAATGCGCGACCATTGAAGACCTCGCCGATCTCATTCTGCAATCGTCGAGCACGCCGCCTTTCACGCCGATTCTGCGTCGCAACGGGCGCCCGGTGCTCGACGGCGGCATGGTCGACAACGTGCCCGTCTCCGCGCTCGACGCGTCGCCCGGCAGGGTGCTGGTGATGGTCACGCGGCTGTATCCGCGCGAGCGCATGTTCGTGGTGCCGCACGGCGAGCAGCGGCGTCTTTACGTGCAGCCGTCGCGCAAGGTGCCGATCTCGAGCTGGGACTATACGAGCCCGTCGCAGATGGAGCATGCTTACGAACTGGGCCGCGCGGACGGTGAAGACTTTCTCGAGCGCCTGCCGCGTCTTCTCGAGACCGCGTCGCATCTCGTCTGA
- a CDS encoding CsgG/HfaB family protein, whose amino-acid sequence MKLTKARTALVAASVAAVLCGCASEASRSLPVPEVNSARTPYAGKPVAVSVGKFDNRSSYMRGVFSDGVDRVGSQAKTILLTALQQSRRFTVLERDNLNELKQEATIANKNQALKGASYVITGDVTEFGRKDVGDRELFGILGSGKTQVAYAKVSLNIVDTTTSEVVASSQGAGEYSLSNREVIGFGGTASYDSTLNGKVLDLAIQEAVNHLVEKVDAGALQAAK is encoded by the coding sequence ATGAAACTCACAAAAGCCCGCACGGCACTCGTCGCCGCTTCTGTCGCGGCAGTCCTGTGCGGATGCGCGAGCGAAGCGTCGCGCTCCCTGCCGGTGCCCGAAGTCAACAGCGCTCGCACGCCTTACGCGGGCAAACCGGTCGCCGTATCGGTCGGCAAGTTCGATAACCGCTCGAGCTACATGCGCGGCGTGTTCTCGGATGGCGTCGATCGCGTCGGCAGTCAGGCGAAGACCATCCTGCTCACGGCGCTGCAACAGAGCCGCCGCTTCACCGTCCTCGAACGCGACAACCTGAACGAACTGAAGCAGGAAGCCACGATCGCGAACAAGAATCAGGCGCTCAAGGGCGCAAGCTACGTCATCACCGGCGACGTCACGGAATTCGGACGCAAGGACGTCGGCGATCGCGAACTGTTCGGCATCCTCGGTAGCGGCAAGACGCAAGTCGCGTATGCGAAGGTCAGCCTCAACATCGTCGATACCACGACGTCCGAAGTCGTCGCATCCAGTCAGGGCGCGGGCGAATATAGCTTGTCGAATCGCGAAGTCATCGGCTTTGGCGGCACCGCGAGCTACGACTCCACGCTCAACGGCAAAGTGCTCGATCTCGCGATTCAGGAAGCGGTCAATCACCTCGTCGAGAAAGTCGACGCTGGCGCGTTGCAAGCCGCGAAGTAA
- a CDS encoding DUF4810 domain-containing protein: MHHKKQFLTGLALPVAAACALLTGCATQGTPPLYQWDGYQPQVYEYFKGQKSPAEQIDALEKARQQILAKGNALPPGFHAHLGTLYASVGRVDSARQEFNAEKQSFPESSAYMDFLLSHLK; encoded by the coding sequence ATGCATCACAAAAAGCAGTTCTTGACCGGCCTCGCGTTGCCGGTCGCGGCAGCGTGCGCGCTGCTGACCGGTTGCGCCACGCAAGGCACGCCGCCGCTCTATCAATGGGACGGCTATCAGCCGCAGGTCTACGAATACTTCAAAGGCCAGAAGAGCCCGGCCGAGCAGATCGACGCACTCGAAAAGGCGCGTCAGCAGATTCTCGCCAAGGGCAATGCGCTGCCGCCCGGGTTCCATGCGCATCTCGGCACGCTCTACGCGAGCGTCGGACGAGTGGATTCCGCCCGGCAGGAATTCAACGCCGAAAAGCAGTCCTTCCCCGAGTCGTCCGCTTACATGGACTTCCTGTTGAGCCACCTCAAATAA
- a CDS encoding PaaI family thioesterase: MDEAAIRALLDSILAPWVRELALAPEAIRDDSVTLRLPYSDHLRHAGGVICGQVFMAAADTAMVVAISHVMGAFSPMTTVSLNTTFMRPVKSGDVLVTARVMRRGRNLVFGEIDMHDDKGELAAHATTTYALINKDQ, encoded by the coding sequence ATGGACGAAGCCGCCATCCGCGCGTTGCTGGACAGCATTCTCGCGCCGTGGGTCCGCGAGTTGGCGCTCGCGCCCGAAGCCATCCGCGACGATTCCGTCACGCTGCGCCTGCCGTACTCGGACCACCTGCGCCATGCGGGCGGCGTCATCTGCGGCCAGGTGTTCATGGCCGCCGCCGATACTGCGATGGTCGTCGCGATTTCGCACGTCATGGGCGCTTTCTCGCCGATGACGACCGTCTCGCTCAACACCACATTCATGCGCCCGGTGAAATCCGGCGACGTGCTCGTCACCGCCCGCGTGATGCGGCGCGGCCGTAACCTCGTCTTCGGCGAGATCGACATGCACGACGACAAGGGCGAACTCGCCGCTCACGCCACGACCACCTACGCGCTCATCAATAAAGATCAGTAA